Below is a genomic region from Nitrospirota bacterium.
GGACCCCGAGGGCCCGCGAGCGAGCACCGAGGAGATCCCTGACCGCGTTGTGACGCCGAGCTTGGGCATGATACGTTTGATGTGCTCTTTGATCGTGTACTCGGATAGTTCCAGGGCGCCGGCAATCTCCTTGTTGGTCTGGCCAAGCGCGATGGCCTGGGCGACCGCGATTTCGCGCGGGGTGAGCCCGAACTGCGCGACGACTCGCCCCAGATCAATCCCGGTTTGCCTGATCCGCTCGATCAAGATGAGAACGTGCGGCTTGGAACTCCGATCTATGGCCTGAAGCATCGTGCAACGAATCGAGAACTTTTCCCCCCCAAGAGAACATAGGTACGCCGGGGACGGCGAAGACCGATAACCGCCCCCTTCGGGATCACTCGCCGGCCGTTCCAGAACTTGGTGGCACGTCTCAGCCAGTACCCTTGGAAGGGTCATGGGCCCGGCCTGACCACCAGCCTGAGCCTCCAGCAGTTCGATCAAATCGAGGGCTTCGCGATTCGCGGATGCCAGTCGGCCTTCGTGGTCGACGACCAGCACTCCGGGGTGGCCTCTCCGGCCGGCAAGCACCCCAAGCGGCTGCAGCTCGCCCGTCTCGTCGCCCGGGTTGAAGCCGCCGTCCAAGGCGCGTCCAAGTGCCACGGTCAGCGACGCCGCGAACGCGACGTCTACTTTTGAGAAGTCGGGTTGCCCGACAATTCGCCACACACAGAACTGGCCGATCCGGCTGCCATCCAAAGTCTGAACGCTGCCGATCAGCGACGCCCCCAACCGGTTCGGATCCAGCACCGTCTCCGCGAGCCGGGCCTCGTGGTACACGCAGCGCACCGACGCCTCCGATCCGCGGATCACGGGTCTGGATTGCATGGAGTGGCGTTTGGTTCGAAGACAGCGTACGAGGGGATACAGATACCGGTGGTCCAGGTTCTCCAAAACGGCTCCGACAATTCGACCGCTCGCGGGGCAGAAGAACAAGAGTGCGGCGGCGTGAAAGGAGATTGTCGTTCGCAGCACCGCGAAGAACCGCCGCACCTTCTCCTCGCGCGAGATCGGAGAGGCCGCCAACGCTTCAATCGCGCAGACAACCTTTCGTTGGTAAGGCGACAGCACTTTTTTGGACAAACCCGTCTGCACCGGCATCGCCGCTGACTTCTATCTTTACTCTGTTGCGGAGTAGACCTTTCTCGACCGGCCTTTCATCCGCCTGAGCGTTGCCGTTGCGTGCGATTTCAGGGGCCCGGCACACCTGCCCTACGCGTGCCGCCCACATCAGCGGCGTCAAACCGTCCTGGTCCGCTTCGTCGACGACCACCCCCCGGGTCAACAGCCGCGTGACGGACGCGTCGTCACCGTTGACCGAAGCCCTTGACAACGGGCTCAGCCCCGCGGTCTGTGCGACGCTCATCGACGGGGGAACATTCTCCTCGTGCCGCGGAAAAGGGACGTTCCTAACTGCCTCGATTCCGCCCACTGATGTTTGGGACGCGGACCAATCCCGAGACGTGCCCCCCGCACTAACTTCTTCCCCGAGAGCCATGACCTTTCTACGCGATGTGCCGTTTCTTCTCTTCGAATTCATCCTTTGAGACTTCGCCTCGGGCGTATCGTTTCTTCAGGATCTCCAGAGCCGTCTCCTCAGTTCTTCCCGCCCCTGTACCCTTCTGCACCGCCCAGACGACCAACAAGACGACCCCCACGATCACCAGGATCCAGAAAATCGTGTTCAAGAGCATC
It encodes:
- a CDS encoding SHOCT domain-containing protein produces the protein MMDGGMMGGGIGLWMLLNTIFWILVIVGVVLLVVWAVQKGTGAGRTEETALEILKKRYARGEVSKDEFEEKKRHIA
- a CDS encoding LuxR C-terminal-related transcriptional regulator, producing MPVQTGLSKKVLSPYQRKVVCAIEALAASPISREEKVRRFFAVLRTTISFHAAALLFFCPASGRIVGAVLENLDHRYLYPLVRCLRTKRHSMQSRPVIRGSEASVRCVYHEARLAETVLDPNRLGASLIGSVQTLDGSRIGQFCVWRIVGQPDFSKVDVAFAASLTVALGRALDGGFNPGDETGELQPLGVLAGRRGHPGVLVVDHEGRLASANREALDLIELLEAQAGGQAGPMTLPRVLAETCHQVLERPASDPEGGGYRSSPSPAYLCSLGGEKFSIRCTMLQAIDRSSKPHVLILIERIRQTGIDLGRVVAQFGLTPREIAVAQAIALGQTNKEIAGALELSEYTIKEHIKRIMPKLGVTTRSGISSVLARGPSGSS